Proteins encoded together in one Deltaproteobacteria bacterium window:
- the flgH gene encoding flagellar basal body L-ring protein (part of the basal body which consists of four rings L, P, S, and M mounted on a central rod), translated as MKFQYVMIVALVIATAGCRASSRPSMPAAVITPPPQERVSPADNPGSLYDPDGANLLFADARARRVGDIVLVRVVETTLAKNKASTTADKESSSDYGVSSFLGRDKLPLIPGAEVGGSLIGTSSTSEFEGDGETKRESSISTTVAARVTRVLGGGLMEVVGARETRVNGETQIVLVQGVARDRDIDADNTIKSTSLAEARIELYGEGVLAEKQRPGWLARILDNVWPF; from the coding sequence ATGAAATTTCAATATGTCATGATCGTGGCCCTGGTGATCGCCACGGCCGGATGCCGGGCCTCCAGCCGGCCATCCATGCCGGCGGCCGTGATCACGCCTCCGCCTCAGGAACGGGTGTCTCCGGCCGACAATCCGGGGTCTTTGTACGACCCGGATGGGGCCAATCTCCTTTTCGCCGATGCCCGGGCACGGCGCGTCGGGGACATCGTGTTGGTCCGGGTGGTGGAAACGACCCTGGCCAAGAACAAGGCCTCGACCACGGCCGACAAGGAAAGCTCCTCGGATTACGGCGTCAGTTCGTTTCTGGGTCGGGACAAGTTGCCCCTTATTCCAGGGGCCGAGGTTGGCGGCAGCCTGATCGGGACAAGTTCCACCAGCGAATTCGAGGGCGACGGCGAGACCAAACGTGAAAGTTCCATTTCCACCACCGTGGCGGCCCGCGTGACCCGCGTCCTGGGCGGCGGGCTGATGGAAGTGGTCGGTGCCCGCGAAACCCGGGTCAACGGCGAGACCCAAATCGTTTTGGTCCAGGGCGTGGCCCGGGATCGGGATATCGACGCCGACAACACCATCAAATCCACCAGCCTGGCCGAGGCCAGGATCGAGCTGTACGGCGAGGGCGTCCTGGCCGAGAAGCAGCGCCCCGGGTGGCTTGCGAGGATACTCGACAATGTTTGGCCATTCTAG